Below is a window of Christensenella minuta DNA.
TGGGAAACGTAGTACCGTTCATTCAGAAACCGGAAATATTGCGGTTCAAGAATTTTGCACTGCCGGAAGTCGCAATGAAGATTGTCTTTGTATTTGAAGGGCACGCAAAGTACTGTGAGCAGGCTGGAGAACTTGAGGACGCAGGATATTATCGAAAACTTGCCCAGGACATCATGGAGCATGGAACCGACCCTTACATCAACGAAATATGCGACTACATATCAGACATATTTTGGTCGGTAGACGGCATGCCGTCGCAATATCTGGGTGAAAAGGATATAAGATTTCTTCAAGCTGTATGCGAATATCGGGAAGGAGAGATCGAGCAATGACAAGAGAAGAAAAGAATTTTATACAGTGGTTGTATTGGATTGGAAAAAATGTACGCAGAAAAGGCCTTCCGTACTTCAAAAATGGTACAAGGGTAACGGTAGATCAATACTACTCAATGCTCAGGAAGGTTATGCGCGAAAAAGAGGAACAGGATCGTATGCTTACTGACAAGGAAACTGAAATATTCTTTGGCGAGATCGGGGAAAAGAGTTTCCGCGCGGGATATTACGGACATATGCCCTATGAAATCAAATCTAAGTGGCAAAAGAAAAGATCGCTGCGCCAACAACGATCAATTCAGAAAGACACTCTATCTACGCCTATTTTACCATAGGCGGAAAGGAAAAAGCAAGATGATTAATTTATTCAATATAATGGATTCTGTTAAACAGGAGAAAATAGCGCTTGAAAAGCAACAAGCATATTGATGGCCGTCCACGATGCAGCACATCATTCACCAAATAATCCCAAATGTTACGAAGGGGCTATCTACGCAGCAGAGGATATAGTCAGTAATACAGTAGTAATGTTGGAAGTGTTGAAAGATGGCATATCCAATCATTTACAAGCAGAGCGCAAGAATATCACAAACGAGAAAGGCGGTACAAAGTGAAAGATTATGAAGATATGACGCTTGAAGAACTGATCTATGAATATGAAAAATTCGTAGGAAGGCAAACGACAAAAGCAGAAAGAGTGCTTCTGGCAATGATGCATACAGAGATAATAGATGCATACAAAAGAGGGTTTGTGGCAGGGACGATGAACGGCGCTGGATTGCCCGTAACACCGCCTGCGGGCGTGCATTCGACTAGGGAGGCGGCTCGAAATGAATAAATACGAGATATGCGGGAAAGAATATCCAATAATCGGCCGCTTTGATGCAGTGTCGCCGGATGGTGTTGTAGCTTCGAATATACCGCTTTTAGATATCCCCATGATGACGGATTATCAATGGCAACGGAATTGTTTAAAGCGCCGGATTGAACATCCAGAGTATTACGAAGTAATAGAGGACGTGCCCGCCACAATTGCACGTTTAGAAAAATGGCTTAATGAGCACAAAAAGAGGGATTAATTGTGACATCTGGCGGTTTTATAAAACTTCATAGAGAAATGCTTGATAAGGCTATTTGGCGGGAATCAACCGCCGAACAAAAAGTGATTCTTGTTACGCTGCTTATGATGGCCAATCATGCTGAAAATGAATGGGAATGGGGCGGGGAAAAATTCAAGGCTAAGCCAGGCCAATTCGTGACGAGCGAGGCCTCTATTGTGGAAAAATGCGGGAATGGGGTTAAGAGGCAAAGTGTAAGAACTGCGTTAAAAAAATTTGAAAAATATGAATTTCTGACCCGCGAAGCAACCAAGAGAAATTCGCTCATAACCATTATAAATTGGGAAAAATATCAGGGTTCTAAAAGAAAGACTAACCAACGGGCTAACCAAGAACTAACCAAGAGCCAACCAACAGCTAACCAAGAGCTAACCACTAACAAGAATGAAAAGAATGATAAGAATATAAAGAGAGGGGGGGCTTTGACCCCGAGCCCCTCCTCATGGAAAAGGGATTCAGTCCAAAGATCGATGAGGCCATCAGAGAGTGGTGGAGGTACAAGAGTGAAAGAAAAGAGGCATACAAAGAAACGGGCTGGAAAAAACTTTTGTCTCAATTCCAGAATAAAATTAATGTCTATGGGGAACAGGCTTTGGTTGAAGCACTGGACAGGGCGATCTCTTCAGGGTGGAAGGGATGGGATTTTCAAAGTAGCTTTACAAAATTGGCACAGGAAGATTCAGGGGAACACTACGAGGAGTTTTAGGCAATGGAAGAATTGGAACTAATCCCGCAGGATATTGAAGCGGAGCGGAGCGTAATAGGGGCCGCGCTGCTGCGCCCGGAGTGTGCCTTTGAAGTGCTGTCAAGCTTGCAGAAGGATGATTTTTCAAGCATCGTGCATATGCATGTCTATGAAGCGATGGAGAAGCTTGCAAAAGAGGGAATCACGCCGGATATTGTAACGGTCAATAGCAGGCTTGAAGCCCTGCATTTGGCAACGCCCGGAACCATCGAGTATTTAAGCGGGCTTACAGTCGAGACCATAACGACGAAAAATATTAAAAGCCACATCGACATTATCCGGGAGAAATCAAAGCGGCGGCGGCTGAAAGAAATTTGCGCAAGGGCAATCTCGGAAACGTCTGATCCGGAAAATGATATTGACGACATAGCAAACGGACTGTGTAACGCTATCTATGATCTTGACCGGCGCAAGTCGGATGTAAAGCCGCTGAAAACGGCATATCAGGAAGCGTACGCCGAGATCGTGGAAGCGGTAGAAGCCAAAAAGGAAGGGAAGTTGCTTGGCATACAGACAGGGTTTCCAAGGCTTGACAAACGGCTTGCAGGACTGAAAAAGGGGGAATTGATCGTAATAGGCGCACGGTCCAGCATGGGGAAAACCTCTTTTGCTATGAACATAGCGGATCACGTAAAGAAAGATCACAAGGTGCTGTACTTCTCGCTCGAAATGGTTCCATCCCAGTTGGCGTTACGGCTCATGGCGGGGGACGCGAAAATCTCAATGCAAGACCTTAGAACCGGAGACATAGGCGGCAAGGAAATAGCGCGGCTTGGAACGGCGATACAGGGCGTGAATGGGAATATGTTTATCAGTGACAACTTCAAGCAAAGCACAACGGATATCATGGCGCTGTCTCAAAAGGTGCGCAGAGAATACGGGCTTGATCTAGTGATTATAGACTATTTGCAGCTTATCACACGCACAGAGTTTAAGGACAACGAAGTGCAGGCGCTTGACGCGATCACACGGCAGCTAAAAGTTATTGCCGGAGAATTGGAGGTACCCGTTATCCTCCTTAGCCAATTATCGCGGGAGGCTGATAAAGGCAACAAGGGCGGCCAGCGCGGGAGAGTACCGGAATTGTCAGAACTGCGC
It encodes the following:
- a CDS encoding replicative DNA helicase; this encodes MEELELIPQDIEAERSVIGAALLRPECAFEVLSSLQKDDFSSIVHMHVYEAMEKLAKEGITPDIVTVNSRLEALHLATPGTIEYLSGLTVETITTKNIKSHIDIIREKSKRRRLKEICARAISETSDPENDIDDIANGLCNAIYDLDRRKSDVKPLKTAYQEAYAEIVEAVEAKKEGKLLGIQTGFPRLDKRLAGLKKGELIVIGARSSMGKTSFAMNIADHVKKDHKVLYFSLEMVPSQLALRLMAGDAKISMQDLRTGDIGGKEIARLGTAIQGVNGNMFISDNFKQSTTDIMALSQKVRREYGLDLVIIDYLQLITRTEFKDNEVQALDAITRQLKVIAGELEVPVILLSQLSREADKGNKGGQRGRVPELSELRGSGAIEQNADVVLLLHKQSRDSTEAKLIVAKQRNGATGIMGLHWNGETTRFTEEDSIHKYYGKTPFDKQEVEY